Sequence from the Aerococcus tenax genome:
GGTCTAGCCAAGTTTGGTAAGGACTCCTCCCCAGACTCACAATATCAAAAACAGAAAGTAATAGTTGGTTGCGGTGGCTTTGTTGGACCACGGCTATCTTTTTGGCGCGTTCTTTTAAGGGAATAGCATGCAAATCTTGTCCTTCAAAAATCACCTGGCCACTCTCTAATGGCTTACGTCCATTGAGGCAGTCAAAAAGTGTCGTCTTTCCCGATCCATTGGGGCCAATTAAGCCGGTAATACTTTCTGCTTCAATATCCAGCGAAATATGACTCAAGTGAAAGTCCGACTGTCTTCCATAAGAATAACTGATATCTTGGGCTGTTAATAAGATGGTCGATCACCTCCGAGTCGATTGGCGGTAAAGCAGGTAGAGGAAGAAAGGTCCTCCAATTAGGGACATGGTGGTTCCGATGGGGATTTCCAAAGGCGCAATTACCGTCCGTGACAAGGTATCGGCCAGGATAAGTAGAATGGCCCCCAGGATCCCAGTAAAGGGGATCAGACGACTATGTTTGCCACCAACCAGTAAACGGGCTACATGGGGGATAATTAAACCCACAAAACCGATCATCCCCACAAATGAAACCGTAATGGCTGCCAGGTAAACACCAACCAGGGCCACTACCAAGGCAATAACCTTAGGTGGATAGCCTAAAGAATGAATTAGTCCATCCTCTAATTGCAATAAATCCATCTTGGGATGGATGAAAATCAGGCAGAGATAGGCTGGTAGGGCATAGAGAAAGAGTAAGGAAATATCTTGCCAACTATGACCACTGAGGTTACCGTTTAGCCAGAGAATGGCCCCATGGAGGCGGTCACTATTCATGGTAACGATAACACTTTGTAAACCGCCCAATACCGAGCGGATGGCTAAACCGGTTAGGACAATCCGAACCGAAGAATAGGATGACTGAAAAGCTAAGAGACCCACCAAAAGAAAGGCTCCCACTCCGCCGACAAAGGCGAAAAGGGGAACCATGGCGGTCTGTTCTGGAAAGAGGATCAATATCACCACCGCTAATAAGCTGGCTCCGGCATTAATCCCCAAGATATTGCTGTCGGTAATGGGATTTTTGAGGACACTCTGGATCAGTAGTCCGGAAAGTCCCAGGTTTAGTCCTGCCAAAAGGGTAATGGCGATTCGGGGATAGCGGATGCTCCAGAGGATCTGTCCTCGCTTAGTAGCTTGGTCAGTGAAAGAAGATAAAATATCTTCCAAATTGACTGGAATACTCCCAAGCCGCATACCAATCAGAGCAAAGATTGCCAGGACCACCAGCAACAACAGAAAGAGAAGCCAGCGACTTCTGCTTCGCTTAATCACCCTAATCTTCTCCTAAGAGAGCTTTCTTAACGAGCGCCAGGTCATCAGCTAAACCTAAACCACCATTGATGCTAATATCATTGGAGGTTAAGGAGATAATGTGGTCATTCTTACCGGCCTTGGTTTCTTGCCAGATTGGTTTTTGTAATTCTGCTTCGATTTGCTCTTGGGAAGTGTTTTCGTCAGCGGTCCCCTTGTTCTTTAAGTTAAAGACATTGGAGAGTGAATAGCTGATAATGTAGTCAGGATCGGCATCAATAATGGCTTCCGAGCTGAAGTTAACTAGACTACCGTCAGTAATCACATCACTGCCTGCCTCCAAGGATTCATCAGCAATGTTTTTCATGCCTAATTTTTCTAAAATTGAAGCTAGGTAGCTATCATCAGAAGCTACGGAACTGCCTTCTTCTGAGTTAAAGATGATGACGAAGGTTTTTCCGTTAAGGTTTTCGGTGCCTTTTAAGACTTCTTCTTCTTTGGCATTAATGTCATCGACAATGCTTTGAGCCTTGTCTTGGCGACCGGCTAATTTACCAATGTCTAAGAGGGTTTGTTTGACATCGTCATAGCGCGTATAGTCAAAGTAAACCGGTTCAACCCCAGCGCCTTCTACTTGTTGGCGAGTCATGGCTTCCAGTTTCTTATTGTTCAAGTAGTAGTCCGCTTCAGTAGCTGCTAGGGTTTCTAAATCGATCTTAGGACCGCTACCCACTTTAGGAAGGTCACGATAGTCTTCAGGTAATTGGTCGGGAGCGTGCGAGGTGACACCAACCAGAGGAATCTCTAAAGCATCGGTCATTTCAGCTAGGGATAGGGTTCCTGCAACGAGGGCTGGTTGTTCTTCGCTCCAGTCAGATTTTTTAACAGAGTCTTTTTCTTCTTTGGGAGCCTCTGTTTGGGACTCTTGACTAGCTACTTCTTCGCTCTGGTCTGAGGAAGCGGCCTCCTTATCGCTACTATTGCTGCCGTTTGAACAAGCAGCTAAAAGTGCCAGGGAAGTTAAGGCAGTTAAAGTAATCTGTAATTTCTTTTTCATATTACAATCTCCTTATCTCAAATATTTATTATTTATATATTATTTTATCATGAGGTAAAGAAACAATGTAAGCCTTATCAAAAGTTAGGCGATATAAAAGCTTGTTTTTGTTCGTTATTTAACAAGCTTGCTTACCTTTAGGTGTTTACACTGATTCTTTGTGAGAAAACTTGGAGTGAATTAGGAAAAATATGTCGCTTATATTTGACGTGTCAATTATTTGTGACTATACTGATTATGAAGGCTAAAATAAGACGGATATAGTAAGGAGATTATCAAATATGGAAATTATTGCAATTATTGTTATCTTGGTATTACTTGCTGGTCTAGCAATTTATAGCATTCGTAAAACGAAAAAGACTAGGTCATCTGATCACGAAACAAGTAACAAGGAAAGCGAGGCTGATGATCATATTGGCGTGGGAATCGCCCTTGGCTTAGGGATAGGGGCTTGCTTTGGGGTAGTCTTCGACAATATCCCCCTAGGAATTAGTATCGGCCTATGTATCGGTACCGCTATTGGGGTGAATTATTAGGCGCTAACTTTTTAGATTAAGTATAAAAAGTAGGAACCTAGTTTAGTTAGATTTCAGCCCGATAGAGAAAACAATCTCTCTCATGAGAATAGATAATTCCGCAGGCTTGGAGATAGGAGTAGATAATTGTAGGGCCAACAAAGGCCATGCCTTTTTGCTTGAGGTCTTTAGAAATAGCCGCTGATAAGGGACTAGTGGTTCTTCCTAATTCCACCCGTCGTTTGCCTTGGGTAAATTGGCACAAATAAGTATAAAAGGAGCCGTATTCCTCCTGAAGTCTTTGAAAGACTCGGGCATTTTGAATACTGGATCGAATTTTGGCTTGGTGGCGGATGATTTTCTCATTAGTCAATAATTCTTGGATTTTATCCTCACCATATTGGGCCACCTTATTGACATCGAAATGGTCGTAGGCTTGACGGAAGGCCGCTCTTTTGTTTAAAACGGTCTCCCAGGAAAGCCCGGCTTGAAAAGATTCTAAAATTAGCATTTCAAAGAGATAATCGTCTTGGAAATTAGCCAGACCCCATTCCTGGTCATGGTAGCTGATGTATAAGGGATTAGCTAAATTGCACCAGTGGCAGCGTTGCATGAGTTGTGACCTCCTTTGGGCCAGGTAAATTGACGCATATCCTGGCCTTCTAACTTGAGTAGTTGGTATTTATTCTCTAAGCCACCAGCATAGCCAGTAAGTTTCCTATCCTTGCCCACTACCCGGTGGCAGGGGATGATGAGACAAATCGGATTCCAACCGACCGCTCCACCAACTGCTTGGGCCGACATACTAGTGATGTGGTGGTTTCTAGCGATCTTATCAGCTATTTCCTGGTAGGTCATGACTTGGCCGTAGGGAATGCTTAGCATGATTTCCGCTACCTCTTGACGGAAAGGGGTAGGGTCTTGGAGCCGGAATTTAGGGATAAATTGCGGAACTTCCCTAGAAAAATAAGCGTCTAACCAGGCGATACTTTCTTGGAAGGGTCGGCTGGTTATTTCAGCATTTTCTAGGTTAAATCTGCTAGCATCCTCTGCCCCCGAAAAGTAAAGCCCAGTTAAGGCTTGACCATCACTAGTGAGGATAATATCATCGAAGTTTGTAGGAGTGGAATAAGTCCAGGTGAAAAGCAAAGTGTGCCCCTCCTTTTTGTGGAAAACGGTTATCAATCGATCAGTCTTATTGTAACATGTTGCTTTTGGAGAGCCGTGTCCTGTCAAATAATGATTGTTTTTTTATCCTTGACAAAGGCTGTTTATATTTGTTTTTTGTTATAATAGAAGTAGATAAGTAAAGCTTAACTAGAAAAAGCAGGAGTGAGTCTTATGAAAAACGGTTTATTTATTCGCTTAGTCGCTTATTTTATTAGTAGCTTTTTTACCTTTGTCGTCTATTTCTTATTGACGGATTATTTTGGGATTGAACTCACTCAATTTCCCGGTCTTTTATTGGGGGTCTACTTAGCCCTGGCTTGGTTCCTCTTTCCGAAAGTCGTATTAACCCTCCCATACGATTCTGAGGCGGGCTATATGGTTACCAGTAAGATTCTCTATCCAATCTATTTCTTAATTAGTCCAATCTTATTCTTATATTGGCACTTTAAACGGGTGCTTTAGAGCTGTTGATTTAGGAAGCATTGGTTCACGCAACAAGGAAAAATAATAAAATCCGCCTAGTTACTCAAACTGGGCGGATTTTTTAAATTCACTTCAATAATCAAAAGGGGGCTGAGCCGGGGAAGACTACTTTGGCTTTCAGACATGGTAAACTATTTTGGAGAGAGTCGTTCAGATAAAAATAGAAAGGGATGGGAGTACATGGAAGGTGCCTTTACTGTGAATTTTACCCGGCTTGAGGGGATTCCTCTGGTGGAGATCTATTCACAAGAACAAGAGTCTAAAGATATCGTGATTGGCTACCATGGTTATCAATTGAATAAGGAAGCCTTGATTAAACAAGGATTGATCTACGCTGCCAGCGGTTTCCATGTCTTCTTGCCCGATGCGCCCCTCCACGGTGACCGCCAAGTTGATCCCTTCCCCGATAGCTCCATTAGTATTATGCCTGGGATAATTGTACAAAGTTTTGCTGAGTTTCCTAAGCTACTGACTGCGATTCAAGAACGGCAGGCAGTTGATCGGGTCTTTGTCTATGGAGCCTCCATGGGTGGGATTATGGCTGCTATGATTGGAACGGCTTATGCGGAAACATTAAGCGGGTTAGCTATTCACATTGCTGGGATTAATTTAGCGGACCAGCTGCAAAGAATTTACGGGGACCGCTATCCCGAGAAGTTGGGTTCAGAAGCTTTGAAAATTATCCTAGAAAACAGTCCGACCGCTCATCCGGACCAATTCTTAAGCCAGCCGGTCTTTGTCTACAATGGCGGTTCTGACGATGCTGAAATCTTGGAATTCAACCAGCGCGATATTCAACAGTTAAAGGCTGATTTTCCCCAAGCCCGCTTGGAATGGATGGTTTTAGATGAAGTCGGCCACCGGGTATCGAGTCAAATCAGCCGACAAACAGCAGCATTCTTTCAGTCTAGTTTCTAAATGAGATAACTCAAATTCAAAAAAAGAAGCACAGTTTCTTGATTAAAGGAGAGCTGTGCTTCTTTTGTCTTTTATTCAATATCCAAATCGATGCGGTCGTTCATGGTTTCGCTAACATATTTACCGTCTTTCTTGCGTTGCTTGACACATTCGGTGAGCAGGTATTCGATCTGCCCATTAAGGGAGCGGAAGTCATCCTCGGCCCAAGCAGCTAATTGCTCATAGAGCTTTTGCGAGATGCGGAGCGGGACTTGTTTCTTAGCCATTAGTAAAGACTTCCCGAGTTCACGATGGGGGAGACTTCGCTATTGCCACAGAGCACGACTAAGAGGTTGGAAACCATGGCTGCCTTGCGTTCCTCATCTAAGTCGACGACTTGCTTGTCTTCAAGCTTGTCCAGAGCCATCTCTACCATGCCAACCGCGCCATCAACGATCATGGCCCGGGCGTCAATGAGGGCAGAGGCTTGTTGACGTTGTAGCATAGCTGCGGCGATTTCAGGCGCATAGGAGAGATGGGTGATGCGGGCTTCGACAATTTCTAGCCCGGCAAAGTCCACCCGATTTTGGATTTCTTCCTTAATTCTAAGGGCAACAATTTCACTCGACCCACGCAGGGACCCGCCATCGGGTTCACCATCTCCGGTGGTATCAATTTCAAATTGTGGATTCACATCATAGGGATATTGGCGAATAATGTTACGAAGGGCAGAATCGGTTTGTAAGGACAGGTATTCTTTATAATTATCGACATTGAAAACGGCCTTAGCGGTGTCACTCACCCGCCAAATGACTGCAATGCCAATTTCAACCGGGTTCCCCAAGTAGTCATTAATTTTTTGCTTACTGTTATTTAAGGTCATGGCCTTGAGGGAGATTTTCTTGCTAGGGCCAAGCGAAATTTCCATTCCATTTTGATCTTTGGCCGACTTCTTTTCGGCTTTTCGGACGTCTCCACTTTGACCGAGATAGGTGCCGGCCGCGGGATTGATGGCTTGGCAGAAGGGGTTAACAAAGTAAAAACCTTCGCCCTTAAGGGTACCAATATATCTACCAAAAAGGGTCAAAACTAATGATTCTTGTGGGCTTAACACTTTAAGTCCAAAGAGAATTAACCAGGCTAAGGCCAGGTAGGCAATCGCTAGTAGGTTCACTAGGGGGTGTACTTGGAGGATCAAGAGGATGGCAGCGAGGACAAGACCGATAATATAAGTGATCAGTACGGTCATCCCGTTTTTCTTACCTGTTAAAACAGTTTCCGTAATTCCAGTGTCTAGTTTCTTATCTGTATTAGCCATGGGAGTCTTCCTTTCTAATAAGACCAGTGACGATTAGCCCTCGATAGGTAAATGACCAAGGTTGACCGGCTGAGAATGAATGGCCATTGCTATCCTAGGGCTAAAAAGAACTTTTTACCTTTCGACTCAGCTTTTAAGTGTCTATCTATTTGATATCTTTATGATATCACTTTGAAACGGTATAAGCAAGAAAAGAACGATTAAATCCAAAAAATACCGTCAAAAAGATTTGCGAGTTAATTTAAAAGTTGTTTTAGGGCTAGTTTTTAGGGATAAATTAGTATATGATGGTAAAAATTTAGCTTTACAAGCAATTGCAAGATGAGCGTTTTTTGCAAGCGCTAAGTAGCAGGTCAAGTGAATCGAGGAGGATGAAACATGCTGGAAGTAATTGGTGTAGGAATCGTGGTTTATTATCTGCTGGGCTGGAAAAAGCAGAGAAGTCAAAACACTTCTGATTCCAAGAGCGATCCCAAGCAGCCTTTTATGAGCTCACTTAGCTGGTCGCTCTGTTTACTGGGCTGTATGGGGATTATTTCTCATAAATTGCCTCTCTACTTAGGTTTAGGGCTGCTTCTCTTAGTCATTGATTATTTTGATAGGGCTTAGTGATTCCTTTACATATCAGCGAGTAAAAATAAGAAAACGGTATAGCTGGCCTTGGTAGCTAGCTATACCGTTGTTTTTATTTTATGGCTTGAACAATGGAACGAGTAAAGTCACGGATTGGTTGTTCGGCTTGATCTTGGTATTGGTCGATTAGTTTAATGATAGCAGATCCGATAATTACTCCGTCAGACAGGTTAGCCATTTTTTTTGCTTGGCTGGGGTTGGATACTCCAAAACCGATGGCGGCTGGAATATCAGGGTTGGCTTGGCGAATGGCTTGGACCATGGCGTCTAGGTCGGTTTGAATGCTTTGTCTGGTCCCGGTTACTCCTAGTGAAGATACCACATAAAGGAAACCTTCTGCTTCTTTGGAAATTTTATGGATGCGGTCATGGGAAGTGGGGGCGACCAGAGAAATCAAGGCGACACCATATTTTTGACTGTAGGAGAGGAGTTCATCTTTCTCTTCGTAAGGGACATCGGGCAGAATTAGGCCTTGGATGCCTACTTCTTTGCAGCGACGCATAAATTTATCAGGGCCGTAACCAAAGACGATATTGGCGTAGGTCATAAAGACGAGGGGAATATCGATCTTCTCTTGGAGGCGTTCGACCATGGCGAAGACGTCATCGGTACGCAGGCCTCCCTTTAAGGCGGTTTCAATGGCGTGTTGGATGACAGGGCCTTCCGCGGTAGGATCGGAGAAGGGAATGCCGATCTCAATTAAACTGGCACCCTCCTCAGCCATGGCTTGGATATACTTTTCCGTGCTGGCTAGGTCAGGGTAGCCGGCGGTAATATAAGGGATAAAGGCTTTTTTATTTTGGAAAACGGATTGAATACTAGTCATAAATTTCTTCCCCCGGTAACGTGCAATGGCGGCACAATCCTTATCGCCACGACCAGACAAGGTAATACAGATAATTTGGTCGGGACGCATAGTTTTGGCTAATTTGATGGCGTAGGCCACGGCGTGAGCGGATTCGATAGCAGGAATAATCCCTTCCACGCGGCTAAGGTATTCAAAAGCTTGGACCGCTTCTTCATCAGTAATCGGAACATAATTGGCCCGCTTTCTCGCAGCCAGGTCGGCGTGCTCAGGACCAATGCCTGGGTAGTCAAGACCAGCAGAGATGGAATAGACCGGGTTGACCTGGCCATCCGCATCTTGAGCAATAATGGTCTTCATGCCGTGGTAGACGCCAGTACGTCCCACTTGCATAGTGGCAGCGGTATCTGGGCTATCCACTCCATGACCAGCGCCTTCGCAACCGAATAGTTGCACTTCAGGGTCATCGATAAAGGCGGCAAAAGACCCAATAGCGTTAGAGCCCCCGCCGACACAGGCTAGTACTGCATCGGGTAAGCGACCTTCGCGTTGGAGAATTTCTTGACGCATTTCTCTTGAAATGACGCTTTGGAAGTCACGTACCATGGTTGGGAAGGGGTGGGGACCCATGGCCGAACCGATGCAATAGTGGGTGTCTTCCATGCGCCGGCTCCATTCCTTCATGGTCTCGTTGACTGCATCCTTTAAGGTCCCGGTGCCGGAATCGACGGCCACCACTTGGGCACCTAATAACTTCATACGGTAGACATTTAAGGCTTGGCGTTCAGTGTCGTGCTTACCCATGTAAACCACACAGTCCAGGTTCAATAAGGCGCAGGCCGTAGCAGTAGCAACACCGTGCTGGCCTGCTCCAGTTTCAGCGATGATCCGGGTTTTACCCATCTTCTTAGCCAGAAGAACTTGGCCGAGGACATTGTTTATCTTATGGGCTCCAGTATGGTTGAGGTCTTCACGTTTAAGATAGATTTTTGGTCCCCCTAAATCTTCGGTCATATTCTTAGCATAATAGAGTAGGCTGGGACGGCCCGCGTAATTATTTAATAAATCGGTCAATTCGCTTTGAAATTCAGGATCATTCTTATATTTATTGTAGGCTTCTTCTAATTCGATGACAGAAGGCATTAAAGTTTCTGCCACGAACTGTCCACCGTATTCTCCAAATCTTCCTTTAGACATTTTTTACCATCCTTACTATTTCTTTGATTTTATCTGGATCTTTGTATCCTTGATTTTCCACTCCAGTCGAGAGGTCCAAGCCAGCGGGGTGGACTTGGGTCATAGCGGCTTGTATATTAGTGGCATTGAGTCCTCCGGCGAGGATAAAGGGGCGGTCGAAATCCTCTAAGAGCTCCCAGTTAAAAGACTTGCCACTGCCGGCCTCCTTATAGTCGAGGAGAATCTGGTCAGCGGGACTGGCTTTAGCCTTTGCTAAGTCGCTAGCCTCACTAATGGCAAAGGCCTTCCAAATGGACTTGTTAGTGAGATTTTGTAAATAGATAATGTCAGCTGGGCTTTCTTGGCCGTGCAGTTGGGCGATATCGATGACGCCTTCATTTAATAAGTCAGCAATAACTTCTAATGGATAGTTGACGAAGACGCCCACTTTTTGAATTTTAGGGTCGACATCTTGGCTGAGTTGTTTTAAGGTGTCGATCGTGATTGAGCGTTGACTTTTAGGGAAATCGACAATGAAACCGACATAGTCTATCGGGAGGGGGTTACAGTAGCTGATATCGATTGACCGCTTGAGGCCACATATTTTAAGCTTGGGCATGGTGGCTGACCTTTCGAAAGGCTTGGATAAGGGCACTGGGGTCGGCTTGGCGCATCAAGGCTTCGCCCACCAAGACGGCATCCGCACCAATTTCAGTGAGGGAGCGAATATCTTCTGGACCTTGTACCCCGCTTTCTGCGACAAAGAGGACCGAATCTGGAATCCGACTCCTTAGCTCGGCTGCATGGTTGAAGTCAACAGAGAAGTCCTTTAAATTACGGTTGTTGACGCCGATAATTTTAGCGCCATAGGCTAGGGCCAGGTCGATTTCTTCCAGGTTATGGGTTTCCACCAGGGCACTGAGCCCTAGGTCATCGCAAATGCTGAGATAGTTTTCTAACTTCTTGGGGTCTTGGTCTAAGAGGGCGCAGATAATCAAGACCGCATTGGCGCCCATGATTTTAGCTTCATAGATCTGATAGGGGTCGACGGTAAAGTCTTTTCTAAGCATGGGCAGGTCAACGGATTGTCGGATTTCTTCAAAGATTTCCTTAGAGCCCATAAACCATTTGGGTTCAGTTAATACCGAGATGGCGTCTACTTGATTGTCTTGATAGTGCTTGGCAATGTCTAAATAGGGAAAGTCTTGAGAAATGATTCCTTTAGAGGGGGAAGCCTTCTTGATTTCAGCAATCAGGCTCAGTCCTTCCTTGGCCAAGGCCTGTTCAAAGATAAGTTCTCCCTTAGCAAGACTGAGTGCGCGCTCTTTAACGGCTTCTAGGGGAAACTTGGCCTGACTGGC
This genomic interval carries:
- a CDS encoding FecCD family ABC transporter permease, with translation MIKRSRSRWLLFLLLLVVLAIFALIGMRLGSIPVNLEDILSSFTDQATKRGQILWSIRYPRIAITLLAGLNLGLSGLLIQSVLKNPITDSNILGINAGASLLAVVILILFPEQTAMVPLFAFVGGVGAFLLVGLLAFQSSYSSVRIVLTGLAIRSVLGGLQSVIVTMNSDRLHGAILWLNGNLSGHSWQDISLLFLYALPAYLCLIFIHPKMDLLQLEDGLIHSLGYPPKVIALVVALVGVYLAAITVSFVGMIGFVGLIIPHVARLLVGGKHSRLIPFTGILGAILLILADTLSRTVIAPLEIPIGTTMSLIGGPFFLYLLYRQSTRR
- a CDS encoding ABC transporter substrate-binding protein, which encodes MKKKLQITLTALTSLALLAACSNGSNSSDKEAASSDQSEEVASQESQTEAPKEEKDSVKKSDWSEEQPALVAGTLSLAEMTDALEIPLVGVTSHAPDQLPEDYRDLPKVGSGPKIDLETLAATEADYYLNNKKLEAMTRQQVEGAGVEPVYFDYTRYDDVKQTLLDIGKLAGRQDKAQSIVDDINAKEEEVLKGTENLNGKTFVIIFNSEEGSSVASDDSYLASILEKLGMKNIADESLEAGSDVITDGSLVNFSSEAIIDADPDYIISYSLSNVFNLKNKGTADENTSQEQIEAELQKPIWQETKAGKNDHIISLTSNDISINGGLGLADDLALVKKALLGED
- a CDS encoding DUF2700 domain-containing protein, with product MEIIAIIVILVLLAGLAIYSIRKTKKTRSSDHETSNKESEADDHIGVGIALGLGIGACFGVVFDNIPLGISIGLCIGTAIGVNY
- a CDS encoding DNA-3-methyladenine glycosylase I — encoded protein: MQRCHWCNLANPLYISYHDQEWGLANFQDDYLFEMLILESFQAGLSWETVLNKRAAFRQAYDHFDVNKVAQYGEDKIQELLTNEKIIRHQAKIRSSIQNARVFQRLQEEYGSFYTYLCQFTQGKRRVELGRTTSPLSAAISKDLKQKGMAFVGPTIIYSYLQACGIIYSHERDCFLYRAEI
- a CDS encoding methylated-DNA--[protein]-cysteine S-methyltransferase, whose product is MLFTWTYSTPTNFDDIILTSDGQALTGLYFSGAEDASRFNLENAEITSRPFQESIAWLDAYFSREVPQFIPKFRLQDPTPFRQEVAEIMLSIPYGQVMTYQEIADKIARNHHITSMSAQAVGGAVGWNPICLIIPCHRVVGKDRKLTGYAGGLENKYQLLKLEGQDMRQFTWPKGGHNSCNAATGAI
- a CDS encoding serine aminopeptidase domain-containing protein — protein: MEGAFTVNFTRLEGIPLVEIYSQEQESKDIVIGYHGYQLNKEALIKQGLIYAASGFHVFLPDAPLHGDRQVDPFPDSSISIMPGIIVQSFAEFPKLLTAIQERQAVDRVFVYGASMGGIMAAMIGTAYAETLSGLAIHIAGINLADQLQRIYGDRYPEKLGSEALKIILENSPTAHPDQFLSQPVFVYNGGSDDAEILEFNQRDIQQLKADFPQARLEWMVLDEVGHRVSSQISRQTAAFFQSSF
- a CDS encoding PTS ascorbate transporter subunit IIC, with product MAKKQVPLRISQKLYEQLAAWAEDDFRSLNGQIEYLLTECVKQRKKDGKYVSETMNDRIDLDIE
- a CDS encoding SPFH domain-containing protein; its protein translation is MTETVLTGKKNGMTVLITYIIGLVLAAILLILQVHPLVNLLAIAYLALAWLILFGLKVLSPQESLVLTLFGRYIGTLKGEGFYFVNPFCQAINPAAGTYLGQSGDVRKAEKKSAKDQNGMEISLGPSKKISLKAMTLNNSKQKINDYLGNPVEIGIAVIWRVSDTAKAVFNVDNYKEYLSLQTDSALRNIIRQYPYDVNPQFEIDTTGDGEPDGGSLRGSSEIVALRIKEEIQNRVDFAGLEIVEARITHLSYAPEIAAAMLQRQQASALIDARAMIVDGAVGMVEMALDKLEDKQVVDLDEERKAAMVSNLLVVLCGNSEVSPIVNSGSLY
- the trpA gene encoding tryptophan synthase subunit alpha; the encoded protein is MTSIQSVFQNKKAFIPYITAGYPDLASTEKYIQAMAEEGASLIEIGIPFSDPTAEGPVIQHAIETALKGGLRTDDVFAMVERLQEKIDIPLVFMTYANIVFGYGPDKFMRRCKEVGIQGLILPDVPYEEKDELLSYSQKYGVALISLVAPTSHDRIHKISKEAEGFLYVVSSLGVTGTRQSIQTDLDAMVQAIRQANPDIPAAIGFGVSNPSQAKKMANLSDGVIIGSAIIKLIDQYQDQAEQPIRDFTRSIVQAIK
- a CDS encoding phosphoribosylanthranilate isomerase, whose protein sequence is MPKLKICGLKRSIDISYCNPLPIDYVGFIVDFPKSQRSITIDTLKQLSQDVDPKIQKVGVFVNYPLEVIADLLNEGVIDIAQLHGQESPADIIYLQNLTNKSIWKAFAISEASDLAKAKASPADQILLDYKEAGSGKSFNWELLEDFDRPFILAGGLNATNIQAAMTQVHPAGLDLSTGVENQGYKDPDKIKEIVRMVKNV
- the trpC gene encoding indole-3-glycerol phosphate synthase TrpC, encoding MILKQLALHSKERVQASQAKFPLEAVKERALSLAKGELIFEQALAKEGLSLIAEIKKASPSKGIISQDFPYLDIAKHYQDNQVDAISVLTEPKWFMGSKEIFEEIRQSVDLPMLRKDFTVDPYQIYEAKIMGANAVLIICALLDQDPKKLENYLSICDDLGLSALVETHNLEEIDLALAYGAKIIGVNNRNLKDFSVDFNHAAELRSRIPDSVLFVAESGVQGPEDIRSLTEIGADAVLVGEALMRQADPSALIQAFRKVSHHAQA